The genome window CCCGGATCCGATCTATCAGGCGTGGATCGAGCAGTACAAGTCGGTTGCATCCGATACGACGATCAACTACCAGTCGGTCGGCTCTGGTCAGGGCAAGAAGGACTTCGCCGGAAACGTCACCGACTTCGGCGGCACCGATGCTTACATGACCGATGAAGAGATGGCCGCCTCGCCGGACGCACTGCACATCCCGACCGTCCTCGGCGCGGTCACGGTCGTTTACAACCTCGATGTTGAGCAGGAGTTGCAGTTCTCTGGCGAGACGCTGGCGGCGATCTTTCTCGGCACTGTTACGACCTGGAATGACCCACTGATCGCCGCCGATAACCCGGGCGCGACCCTGCCGGATACGCCGATCACCGTCGTGCATCGCTCGGATGGCTCCGGCACGACCTCGATCTTCACCGACTATCTGTCGAAGGTCAGCACCGAGTGGGCCGACCAGGTCGGCACCGGCACTGCGGTCGAGTGGCCGGTCGGCATCGGTGGCGAGAAGAACCCGGGCGTGACGGCGGGCGTGCAGCAGACCCCGGGTGCCATCGGCTACGTCGAGCTGATCTACGCGCTAGCCAACGATCTGCCGGCCCCGGCGATCAAGAACGCGCAGGGCAACTACATCGCGCCGTCGATTGAATCGACCAGTGCGGCTGCAGCTGGTGCGCTGGCGGACATGCCGGAGGACCTGCGCGTCTCGATCACCGATCCGCAGGATGGCGCGAACGCCTACCCGATCGCGGGCTTTACCTGGATCCTCATCCACAGCGAGATGACCGATCAGGCGAAGGCGGAAGCGCTGACCGACTTCCTGTACTGGGCACTCACGACCGGTGAGGCGCAGGCGGCAGAGCTGCACTACGCACCGCTGCCGGAGGAAGTCCGTGAGCTGGCAATCGCCAAGCTCACCCAGGTCACCGTCAACGGCACTGCGGTTTTCGAAGCGCCGTAACGGCGGTGAACATCGCTCGTCTGAGGCGTCGGTGTCCAGCACTGGATGTCGGCGCATCGGCAGGGCGGTTCTGAGGTTGGGAGAGTGGACATGCAGCATGCGGATGCCGTGAGTGGATGGGAGCGACTGAGACGCCGCACTCGTCACGGAGATCTGCTGTTCTGGCTTATCGCGTTGTCGTTTGCGGTTCTGGTCGTCAGCCTGCTGGTTGCGATCATCGCTGTCACCTGGGATGGCTCGGCTGCTGCGCGACACGAATTCGGCTTCGGCTTCCTGACCAGCTCCACCTGGAACCCGGTCAAGAATCAGTACGGCGCGCTTCCGGCGATCTACGGCAC of Thermomicrobiales bacterium contains these proteins:
- the pstS gene encoding phosphate ABC transporter substrate-binding protein PstS, with translation MIGSSHVSSQRWKRLLLTVVAMMTLTMVVAACGGDDDDSTATASNSTAATATIAPGVEPTATEAEATTEPTEAAASTEAPTEAAATTAPATATTAANDATPAAGWEPRNVSAGLTGSGASFPDPIYQAWIEQYKSVASDTTINYQSVGSGQGKKDFAGNVTDFGGTDAYMTDEEMAASPDALHIPTVLGAVTVVYNLDVEQELQFSGETLAAIFLGTVTTWNDPLIAADNPGATLPDTPITVVHRSDGSGTTSIFTDYLSKVSTEWADQVGTGTAVEWPVGIGGEKNPGVTAGVQQTPGAIGYVELIYALANDLPAPAIKNAQGNYIAPSIESTSAAAAGALADMPEDLRVSITDPQDGANAYPIAGFTWILIHSEMTDQAKAEALTDFLYWALTTGEAQAAELHYAPLPEEVRELAIAKLTQVTVNGTAVFEAP